One window from the genome of Catenulispora sp. MAP5-51 encodes:
- a CDS encoding GNAT family N-acetyltransferase, whose amino-acid sequence MPTVEACEAAQTCWFTCRAAVLGGQTWSDGPLLWAREGDEQNLMFPQRIPADAVARGVERARETGVRTIGAWLGTDVDTSALAAAGFERGWEPWWMTAPVADVGAPGEPGAPVDPRIELQQDTVDYTGEYAAYRDTLKMTRVRPQRSWYAAAYDDRRGRDGSDNHGSRRFAGRAWSHLNGDTAGVFDMEVWPAFQRRGLGTGLLRAVVAAAAEAGADNAVLNATPEGKMLYESCGFRQIGVGITWWLHLDQRQ is encoded by the coding sequence ATGCCGACGGTTGAGGCTTGCGAAGCCGCCCAGACCTGCTGGTTCACCTGCCGCGCCGCGGTCTTGGGCGGCCAGACGTGGAGCGACGGGCCGCTGCTCTGGGCGCGCGAGGGCGACGAGCAGAACCTGATGTTCCCGCAGCGGATCCCGGCTGACGCGGTCGCGCGCGGTGTGGAACGGGCCCGCGAGACGGGGGTCCGGACCATCGGCGCCTGGCTGGGGACGGACGTCGACACGTCGGCTCTGGCGGCCGCGGGGTTCGAGCGCGGGTGGGAGCCGTGGTGGATGACGGCCCCGGTGGCCGATGTCGGCGCTCCCGGCGAACCCGGCGCTCCCGTCGATCCCCGCATCGAACTTCAGCAGGACACCGTCGATTACACCGGGGAGTATGCGGCGTACCGGGACACGTTGAAGATGACCCGCGTCCGTCCTCAGCGTTCCTGGTACGCCGCCGCCTACGACGACCGGCGCGGCCGTGATGGCAGCGACAACCATGGCAGCCGCAGATTCGCAGGCCGCGCGTGGTCGCATCTGAACGGCGATACAGCCGGCGTGTTCGACATGGAGGTGTGGCCGGCCTTTCAGCGGCGGGGACTCGGAACCGGGCTGCTGCGCGCGGTCGTGGCGGCCGCAGCCGAGGCGGGGGCCGACAACGCCGTGCTGAACGCGACTCCGGAGGGCAAGATGCTGTACGAGTCCTGCGGCTTCCGTCAGATCGGCGTCGGGATCACGTGGTGGCTCCACCTCGACCAGCGGCAATGA
- a CDS encoding YtxH domain-containing protein, whose amino-acid sequence MKAGTKLTLAAGLGAGYVLGTRAGREQYEKMRAAVRKVADAPAVRQTANVIQVQAFEITKNTAAKGRVAVGHVVETVRHRGDGDGGASDDLG is encoded by the coding sequence ATGAAGGCTGGGACGAAGCTGACGTTGGCCGCCGGACTCGGGGCCGGGTATGTGCTCGGGACGCGTGCCGGGCGGGAGCAGTACGAGAAGATGCGGGCGGCGGTGCGGAAGGTGGCCGACGCGCCCGCTGTGCGGCAGACCGCGAATGTGATCCAGGTGCAGGCCTTCGAGATCACGAAGAACACCGCTGCCAAGGGGCGGGTGGCGGTCGGGCACGTGGTGGAGACCGTGCGGCACCGGGGCGACGGTGACGGGGGTGCCTCTGACGACCTCGGGTAG
- a CDS encoding SAM-dependent methyltransferase: protein MTNIIPIGQVVGGRVEPRDDDWGGETAVIRLDDRFGPEALAGLDAFSHLEVVYQFHLVDPEKVQTGARHPRNNTEWPLVGIFAQRGKNRPNRIGVSRCRLLKVEGRDVHVAGLDAVDGTPVLDVKPYMAEFGPIGEVAQPEWATELMREYY from the coding sequence ATGACCAACATCATCCCGATCGGGCAGGTGGTCGGCGGCCGCGTCGAGCCGCGCGACGACGACTGGGGCGGCGAGACGGCCGTGATCCGGCTCGACGACCGCTTCGGCCCCGAAGCCCTCGCCGGGCTGGACGCCTTCTCGCACCTGGAGGTCGTCTACCAGTTCCACCTCGTGGACCCGGAGAAGGTGCAGACCGGCGCCCGGCACCCGCGCAACAACACGGAGTGGCCGCTGGTCGGCATCTTCGCCCAGCGCGGGAAGAACCGGCCGAACCGCATCGGCGTCTCGCGCTGCCGGCTGCTGAAGGTGGAGGGGCGCGACGTGCACGTCGCCGGGCTCGACGCCGTCGACGGGACGCCGGTGCTGGATGTGAAGCCGTACATGGCGGAGTTCGGGCCGATCGGCGAGGTGGCCCAGCCCGAGTGGGCCACCGAGCTGATGCGGGAGTATTACTGA
- a CDS encoding helix-turn-helix domain-containing protein codes for MAQFLRDRRGRITPADVGLPSGLSTRRIPGLRREELAALAGVSVDYYIRIEQGRETAPSDAVLGALAKALHLTPDEHTHLLGLADQAAGRTARRPPSEPRPVTPGVHVLLESLRPSPAYVLDEINDLLAANPEALALMPGLDDWPPVHRNTIRYTFLHPTARSLFADWDRVAANCLAHLRTAQLTAPDRVDAVVAELSEASPEFTTLWNRHEVRIKRAGSTDFQHPVIGRVTLANEALSLVGESQRVLVYQAPPGTPEHDALVLLAMTAEKAHVGGA; via the coding sequence ATGGCGCAGTTCCTGCGCGACCGGCGCGGACGCATCACGCCCGCCGACGTCGGCCTGCCCAGCGGCCTGAGCACCCGGCGCATCCCGGGCCTGCGCCGCGAGGAACTGGCCGCCCTGGCCGGGGTGAGCGTGGACTACTACATCCGCATCGAGCAGGGCCGCGAGACGGCGCCGAGCGACGCGGTCCTGGGCGCACTGGCCAAGGCCCTGCACCTGACCCCGGACGAGCACACCCACCTGCTGGGCCTCGCCGACCAGGCCGCCGGCCGCACCGCCCGGCGCCCGCCCTCCGAACCCAGGCCCGTCACCCCGGGAGTGCACGTACTTCTGGAGTCGCTGCGCCCAAGCCCGGCCTACGTCCTGGACGAGATCAACGACCTCCTGGCCGCCAACCCCGAAGCCCTGGCCCTGATGCCCGGCCTGGACGACTGGCCTCCCGTCCACCGCAACACGATTCGCTACACGTTCCTGCACCCCACAGCCCGCTCCCTCTTCGCCGACTGGGATCGCGTCGCCGCCAACTGCCTGGCGCACCTGCGCACCGCACAGCTGACCGCACCGGACCGAGTCGACGCCGTGGTCGCCGAACTCTCCGAAGCGAGCCCTGAGTTCACGACCCTGTGGAACCGCCACGAGGTCCGCATCAAGCGCGCCGGCTCGACGGACTTCCAGCACCCGGTGATCGGGCGGGTCACCCTGGCCAACGAGGCGCTCAGCCTGGTGGGGGAGAGCCAGCGGGTTCTGGTTTACCAGGCCCCGCCCGGGACGCCTGAGCACGATGCACTCGTCTTGCTGGCGATGACGGCGGAGAAGGCGCACGTAGGCGGAGCCTGA
- a CDS encoding SDR family NAD(P)-dependent oxidoreductase yields the protein MNDLAGTVALVTGGSRGIGAAIARKLAAQGAAVALTYAQGVEGARKVVAEIEAEGGRAIALQADLTAPDAAARVVEQTVRELGGLDILVNNAGFLTYGPLEEVTETELDRVLAVDVRSVFLASQAAARHMREGGRVISIGSCFNGRVPGENFVLQAMAKSALVGLTKGLARELGPRGITATVVDPGPIDTDMNPADGDSADFQRSLTALGRYGAAEDIANAVAYLAGPGGRYITGTALAVDGGYTV from the coding sequence ATGAACGACTTGGCCGGCACGGTGGCTCTGGTGACCGGCGGCAGCCGCGGGATCGGCGCCGCGATCGCCCGCAAGCTCGCCGCGCAGGGGGCCGCGGTGGCCCTGACCTACGCGCAGGGCGTCGAAGGGGCCCGGAAGGTGGTCGCGGAGATCGAGGCCGAGGGTGGGCGGGCGATCGCCCTGCAGGCCGACCTGACCGCCCCGGACGCCGCGGCGCGCGTGGTGGAGCAGACCGTACGGGAGCTCGGGGGCCTGGACATCCTGGTGAACAACGCCGGGTTCCTCACCTACGGCCCGCTGGAGGAGGTGACGGAGACCGAACTGGACCGCGTGCTCGCCGTGGACGTCCGCTCGGTCTTCCTGGCCTCCCAGGCCGCCGCGCGGCACATGCGCGAAGGCGGTCGCGTGATCAGCATCGGCTCGTGCTTCAACGGACGGGTGCCCGGCGAGAACTTCGTGCTGCAGGCGATGGCCAAGTCGGCGCTCGTCGGGCTCACCAAGGGCCTGGCGCGCGAGCTGGGGCCGCGCGGGATCACCGCCACGGTCGTCGATCCCGGGCCGATCGACACCGACATGAACCCGGCCGACGGGGACAGTGCCGACTTCCAGCGCTCGCTGACGGCCCTCGGCCGCTACGGGGCGGCCGAGGACATCGCGAACGCGGTGGCCTACCTGGCCGGGCCCGGGGGACGGTACATCACCGGCACGGCGCTGGCGGTGGACGGCGGCTACACGGTCTGA
- a CDS encoding UTP--glucose-1-phosphate uridylyltransferase: protein MATIRKAVIPAAGIGSRLLPLTKAIPKEMLPVGDRPVIEHTVRELVASGICDITIVVSGGKELIQQHFRPNPALVEQLHAAGKTDYAQAVEDVGELSRAGHITYLDQIGPYGNGTPVLNAARGLGDEPMLVLWPDDVFVAEVPRAQQLIAAFEKTGCPVLALMPMARGDSRRYGVPTVQEDLGGGLLRIMGLLEKPEPEQAPSEFAAIGGYVVTPAIIEELQRVTDEWDRHRSGEVYLTDAINAHAADHAVYGQVIAGQWYDTGNPADYLVAQFMAALAHPEYGPILRGLSARYSAGN from the coding sequence ATGGCGACGATCCGCAAGGCGGTGATCCCGGCGGCCGGGATCGGTTCGCGGCTGCTGCCGCTGACCAAGGCCATCCCGAAGGAGATGCTGCCGGTCGGCGACCGGCCGGTCATCGAGCACACGGTGCGCGAACTGGTCGCGTCGGGGATCTGCGACATCACCATCGTCGTGTCCGGCGGCAAGGAGCTGATCCAGCAGCACTTCCGGCCGAATCCGGCCCTGGTCGAGCAGCTGCACGCGGCCGGCAAGACCGACTACGCCCAGGCGGTCGAGGACGTCGGCGAGCTGTCGCGGGCCGGCCACATCACCTACCTGGACCAGATCGGGCCCTACGGCAACGGCACGCCGGTGCTCAACGCCGCGCGGGGGCTCGGGGACGAGCCGATGCTGGTGCTGTGGCCCGACGACGTCTTCGTCGCCGAGGTCCCGCGGGCCCAGCAGCTCATCGCGGCGTTCGAGAAGACCGGGTGTCCGGTGCTGGCGCTGATGCCGATGGCCCGCGGCGACTCGCGGCGGTACGGGGTGCCGACGGTCCAGGAGGACCTGGGCGGCGGGCTGCTGCGGATCATGGGGCTGCTGGAGAAGCCCGAGCCCGAGCAGGCGCCGTCGGAGTTCGCGGCGATCGGCGGCTACGTCGTCACCCCGGCGATCATCGAGGAGCTCCAGCGGGTCACGGACGAGTGGGATCGGCACCGCTCCGGCGAGGTCTACCTGACCGACGCGATCAACGCGCACGCCGCCGACCACGCGGTGTACGGGCAGGTCATCGCCGGTCAGTGGTATGACACCGGCAATCCCGCGGACTACCTGGTCGCCCAGTTCATGGCGGCGCTGGCGCACCCCGAGTACGGTCCGATCCTGCGCGGGCTCTCCGCTCGGTACTCCGCGGGCAACTGA
- a CDS encoding SDR family oxidoreductase — translation MTNAIIIGGGSGMGLALARTLLAEGMEVTIVGRSAERLAGARKELEAAASGGQGKVAAVATATATAVTTVTADISREEEVAELFAAVEQVDHVAVTAADATGVYGPTTDVATATARSVLETKVLGAWLVAKHAAGRVTGSLTFTSGINAYRPNGSNTIMAAANGALESLVYGLSIELAPVRVNAVSPGWVDTPIWDALGMDKEAAFGELAQRLPARRIGTPDDIAKAFSSVMGNGYISGTVLHVDGGHRIS, via the coding sequence ATGACAAACGCGATCATCATCGGCGGCGGCTCCGGGATGGGCCTGGCTCTGGCTCGGACGCTGCTCGCCGAGGGTATGGAAGTGACCATCGTCGGGCGGTCCGCGGAGCGGCTCGCCGGTGCTCGAAAGGAGTTGGAGGCGGCTGCGAGCGGCGGGCAGGGCAAGGTCGCCGCCGTCGCCACCGCCACCGCCACCGCCGTCACCACCGTGACCGCCGACATCAGCCGTGAGGAAGAGGTGGCCGAGCTGTTCGCTGCGGTGGAACAGGTGGACCACGTGGCGGTCACCGCTGCCGACGCGACCGGCGTCTACGGGCCCACCACCGACGTCGCCACCGCGACCGCGCGCTCCGTCCTGGAGACCAAGGTGCTCGGCGCCTGGCTGGTCGCCAAGCACGCCGCGGGGCGCGTCACCGGATCCCTCACCTTCACCTCGGGCATCAACGCCTACCGCCCCAACGGATCGAACACGATCATGGCCGCGGCCAACGGCGCCCTCGAGTCGCTGGTCTACGGCCTGTCAATCGAGCTGGCGCCGGTGCGCGTGAACGCGGTCTCCCCCGGCTGGGTGGACACCCCCATCTGGGACGCGCTCGGCATGGACAAGGAGGCGGCCTTCGGTGAACTCGCCCAGCGGCTGCCGGCGCGCCGGATCGGTACACCGGATGACATCGCCAAGGCATTCTCGTCCGTGATGGGCAACGGGTACATCTCCGGCACCGTGTTGCACGTCGACGGAGGGCACCGCATCAGCTGA
- a CDS encoding DUF4352 domain-containing protein, with protein sequence MAVQSRRSRLPVRVLLAAGVMALAAAGCASQGVTPGQAVTTGALGSQTVSAPGSATATLPSDAGSTSASTSASTSASTSLPDADTSSSVAPSGQAYKLTDTVTEGGFKIKIHSATMPYNPPAGTFFTPGPTREWLLLDFEVTNVSSQQLMFSTIGAFDMRDSANASYLTSVSADDDLKDKAFQDHDMNPGDTSRGELIFDLSQQASGYRLIFKGNMWQASQTPPSITMGF encoded by the coding sequence ATGGCTGTGCAATCTCGGCGATCCCGCCTGCCCGTGCGCGTTCTGCTCGCGGCGGGAGTCATGGCGTTGGCCGCAGCTGGATGTGCGTCGCAGGGGGTGACGCCGGGGCAGGCCGTCACGACGGGGGCGCTGGGTTCGCAGACGGTGTCGGCGCCGGGCTCGGCGACGGCCACGCTCCCCTCGGACGCCGGTTCCACCTCGGCTTCCACTTCGGCCTCCACCTCGGCTTCCACCTCGCTGCCGGACGCGGACACCTCGTCGTCCGTCGCCCCCTCGGGGCAGGCCTACAAGCTCACCGACACGGTCACCGAGGGCGGATTCAAGATCAAGATCCACTCCGCCACGATGCCCTACAACCCGCCGGCCGGCACCTTCTTCACTCCGGGCCCGACCCGGGAGTGGCTGCTGCTGGACTTCGAGGTCACCAACGTCAGCAGCCAGCAGCTGATGTTCTCCACCATCGGCGCCTTCGACATGCGCGACAGCGCCAACGCCTCGTATCTGACCTCGGTCAGCGCCGACGACGACCTGAAGGACAAAGCCTTCCAGGACCACGATATGAACCCCGGCGACACCTCCCGCGGCGAGCTCATCTTCGACCTCAGCCAGCAGGCCTCGGGCTACCGGCTCATCTTCAAGGGGAACATGTGGCAGGCCAGCCAGACCCCGCCCTCCATCACGATGGGGTTCTGA
- a CDS encoding SRPBCC domain-containing protein, translated as MTTEKIRLERTYTAAPEKIWELWTTAAGIESWWAPDGFTVHVDALDLRPGGILTYTMTATGADQVAFMEGNGLPLSTTSHKTFTDVEPARHLVYSTLADFIPGVEPYEFLTDVELRPTADGGTHVTMTADAMHDEEWNGRLAAGRANELDNLAKTVGE; from the coding sequence ATGACCACGGAGAAGATCCGGCTGGAGCGCACCTACACCGCGGCCCCCGAGAAGATCTGGGAGCTGTGGACGACCGCCGCCGGCATCGAATCCTGGTGGGCCCCGGACGGGTTCACCGTGCACGTGGACGCCCTGGATCTGCGCCCGGGCGGCATCCTGACCTACACGATGACCGCCACCGGCGCCGACCAGGTGGCCTTCATGGAGGGCAACGGGCTGCCGCTGAGCACGACCTCGCACAAGACGTTCACCGACGTCGAACCCGCCCGGCACCTGGTCTACTCGACGCTCGCCGACTTCATCCCCGGCGTCGAGCCCTACGAATTCCTGACCGACGTCGAACTGCGTCCGACGGCCGACGGCGGCACGCACGTGACCATGACGGCCGACGCCATGCACGACGAGGAGTGGAACGGGCGGCTCGCGGCGGGAAGGGCGAACGAGCTGGACAATCTCGCGAAGACAGTAGGCGAGTAG
- a CDS encoding glycosyltransferase family 2 protein, whose amino-acid sequence MPARDTVSPDGVSTLPRPVSTQLTRGVHPLPRPGTEPAARRVRAEPRAGTTLKVSVVIPAKNEVRNLPDVLTRLPTSSLHEIILVDGGSRDGTVAAARRVCPDVVVIQQTRRGKGNALSCGIAACSGDIIVTMDADGSTDPAEIPFFVAALAAGCDFAKGSRFLAGGGSSDLTPLRRAGNRVLAMMMNALYGTSFTDLCYGYTAFRAQCVDRLGLPGTDGAAAERGDGFEIETLLAAHAASARLKLAEVPSYEFSRTFGQSHLRTWADGWRVLRTILSERGRPVRRPAAGSRSADPRFDDSRPFDSRPPNAHPANARPIDSRPFDSRPSEPGEQR is encoded by the coding sequence ATGCCTGCGAGAGACACGGTGTCGCCGGACGGGGTTTCGACACTCCCGCGGCCCGTCAGCACCCAGCTCACCAGGGGAGTCCATCCCCTTCCGCGACCTGGGACCGAACCCGCGGCCCGCCGGGTCCGCGCCGAGCCGCGAGCCGGTACCACGCTCAAGGTCAGCGTGGTCATCCCCGCCAAGAACGAGGTGCGCAACCTCCCGGACGTCCTGACCCGGCTGCCCACCTCGTCGCTGCACGAGATCATCCTCGTCGACGGCGGATCCCGGGACGGCACGGTCGCCGCGGCCCGTCGCGTCTGTCCCGACGTGGTCGTCATCCAGCAGACCCGCCGCGGCAAGGGCAACGCGCTGTCCTGCGGCATCGCGGCCTGCAGCGGCGACATCATCGTCACGATGGACGCGGACGGATCGACGGACCCGGCCGAGATCCCCTTCTTCGTCGCCGCGCTGGCCGCCGGATGCGACTTCGCCAAGGGCAGCCGGTTCCTGGCCGGCGGCGGGAGCAGCGACCTGACCCCGCTGCGCCGGGCCGGCAACCGCGTGCTGGCCATGATGATGAACGCGCTGTACGGCACCTCGTTCACCGACCTTTGCTACGGCTACACCGCGTTCCGCGCGCAGTGCGTGGACCGTCTGGGGCTGCCGGGCACCGACGGCGCGGCCGCCGAACGGGGCGACGGGTTCGAGATCGAGACGCTGCTGGCCGCGCACGCGGCCTCGGCCCGCCTCAAGCTCGCCGAGGTGCCGTCCTACGAGTTCTCGCGCACCTTCGGCCAGAGCCACCTCAGGACCTGGGCCGACGGCTGGCGCGTGCTGCGCACCATCCTGAGCGAACGAGGCCGGCCGGTGCGCCGGCCGGCTGCCGGATCTCGTTCCGCCGACCCCCGCTTCGACGACTCTCGTCCCTTCGACTCTCGTCCCCCCAACGCTCATCCCGCCAACGCTCGTCCCATCGACTCTCGTCCCTTCGACTCTCGTCCTTCCGAACCAGGGGAGCAGCGATGA
- a CDS encoding FAD-dependent oxidoreductase yields MTATISRTDAAVPAASPADGTVDVLIVGAGPYGLSTCAFLRNHGLRVRIFGHTMQSWKAHMPKGMNLKSAPAASNLAAPQPGHSLADYCAEAGLPVLTGVDPVPIGVFTDYGLWFAERMVPDVEAVEVRGIERRPGGFVVTTGLGERIDAGAVIVASGLIGHAYVPPSLSALAGKANAGLEQAGPGARPVSHSSEHTDMAAFAGREVVVVGAGQSALESAALLAESGALPVVVARRPSVVFADAPDPDLRGVGRVVDRRHIVPKPLSPLGPGLSLYACAHGAAAFRHLPGRARLELVARILGPSGAWWLRDRVDGVVPILEEHRVVGGTVVGDRIALKVQGPGGIARTIRADHLLAATGYRIGPGAFPFLAPEIRSRLARRGGWPVLGADFESSVPGLYFVGFPAAGAFGPLMRFVCGTTFAAPRAAAGVAAKTRAYRRRVW; encoded by the coding sequence ATGACCGCGACAATCTCCAGGACCGACGCCGCCGTCCCGGCGGCGAGCCCGGCCGACGGCACGGTGGACGTCCTGATCGTCGGAGCCGGCCCTTATGGCCTGTCCACGTGCGCGTTCCTACGGAATCACGGCCTGCGGGTGCGGATCTTCGGCCACACCATGCAGTCCTGGAAGGCCCACATGCCCAAGGGCATGAACCTCAAGTCCGCCCCGGCCGCCTCCAACCTGGCAGCGCCCCAGCCCGGCCACAGCCTGGCCGACTACTGCGCCGAGGCCGGCCTGCCCGTGCTGACCGGGGTGGACCCGGTGCCGATCGGGGTGTTCACCGACTACGGGCTCTGGTTCGCCGAGCGCATGGTGCCCGACGTCGAGGCGGTCGAGGTCCGCGGCATCGAGCGGCGCCCGGGCGGGTTCGTCGTCACCACCGGGCTGGGGGAGCGGATCGACGCCGGCGCGGTCATCGTGGCCAGCGGGCTGATCGGGCACGCGTACGTCCCGCCGAGCCTGTCGGCCCTGGCCGGGAAGGCGAACGCGGGCCTGGAGCAGGCCGGGCCCGGCGCGAGGCCGGTGTCGCACAGCTCCGAGCACACCGACATGGCGGCGTTCGCCGGCCGCGAGGTCGTGGTCGTCGGCGCCGGCCAGTCGGCGCTGGAGAGCGCGGCGCTGCTGGCCGAGTCCGGCGCGCTGCCGGTCGTGGTGGCCCGCAGGCCGTCGGTGGTGTTCGCGGACGCCCCCGATCCGGACCTGCGCGGCGTCGGGCGCGTGGTCGACCGCCGGCACATCGTGCCCAAGCCGCTCTCGCCCCTGGGCCCCGGCCTGTCGCTGTACGCCTGCGCGCACGGCGCGGCCGCCTTCCGTCATCTGCCGGGCCGGGCGCGCCTGGAACTCGTGGCGCGGATCCTCGGACCCTCGGGCGCGTGGTGGCTGCGCGACCGCGTCGACGGGGTCGTGCCGATCCTCGAGGAGCACCGCGTGGTCGGCGGGACGGTCGTCGGCGACCGGATCGCCCTGAAGGTGCAGGGCCCCGGCGGCATCGCGCGCACGATCCGCGCCGACCATCTGCTCGCCGCGACCGGATACCGGATCGGGCCCGGAGCCTTCCCGTTCCTGGCCCCGGAGATCCGGAGCAGGCTCGCCCGCCGCGGCGGATGGCCCGTGCTGGGAGCCGATTTCGAGTCGTCGGTACCGGGGCTCTACTTCGTCGGGTTCCCGGCCGCCGGCGCGTTCGGGCCGCTGATGCGGTTCGTGTGCGGCACCACCTTCGCCGCCCCGCGCGCCGCCGCGGGGGTGGCGGCCAAGACCCGGGCGTACCGGCGCCGCGTCTGGTGA
- a CDS encoding sigma-70 family RNA polymerase sigma factor, with translation MKRRTCQLCGAPLPDRGRGRTSVYCTAACRQRAYRLRNSQGQGDASAADLLAAIARQVGSVALEPPQAFRSDVVALGSAVRRLRRLAFNVTPDGVTKSVERPAEQVDEADFAVLVESHRKWLHLHCYRMVGSYDDAEDLVQEVLLKAWREQAGFEGRAAVRTWLYRIATNACIDHLRRAGRRPQRYEGVPGVESGGGEPPERLAWLQPYPDRLLDEALEEDGQPEAAAVARETMELVFLAALQHLPARQRAVLIFRDVLGRPAEETASLMDMTLAACNSALQRARQTLRERMPARRVDWVAGERGQEEREIVRRYMVAAERADVSMMADLLSADVLVTMPPNPVWFAGRDALLGQLRRVFDPVSPGYFGRWRHVPVGANRQPAVAGYVQRPGTSVFRAQMVDVLRIEGGRIVEITTFEAHLVAAFGLPLTLPGGSAAEGFR, from the coding sequence ATGAAGCGACGCACCTGCCAGCTCTGCGGTGCCCCGCTGCCGGATCGTGGCCGGGGCCGGACCTCCGTCTACTGCACAGCGGCGTGTCGGCAGCGGGCCTATCGGCTGCGGAACTCGCAGGGGCAAGGGGACGCGTCGGCCGCTGACCTGCTTGCGGCCATTGCGCGGCAGGTGGGGAGCGTGGCGTTGGAGCCGCCGCAGGCTTTTCGATCCGATGTCGTGGCGTTGGGTTCGGCGGTGCGGCGGTTGAGGCGGTTGGCCTTTAACGTAACGCCGGATGGTGTGACGAAATCCGTCGAGCGTCCGGCAGAGCAAGTTGACGAGGCCGACTTCGCCGTGCTCGTCGAGTCCCATCGCAAGTGGTTGCACCTGCACTGCTATCGCATGGTCGGTTCCTACGACGATGCCGAGGATCTGGTGCAGGAGGTGCTGCTCAAGGCGTGGCGTGAGCAGGCCGGCTTTGAGGGGCGGGCGGCGGTGCGGACGTGGTTGTACCGGATCGCCACCAACGCCTGTATCGATCATCTGCGGCGGGCTGGGCGGCGGCCGCAGCGGTATGAGGGTGTTCCGGGGGTCGAGTCGGGGGGTGGGGAGCCTCCGGAGCGGCTGGCGTGGTTGCAGCCTTATCCGGATCGGCTGCTCGATGAGGCTTTGGAGGAGGACGGGCAGCCGGAGGCCGCTGCGGTGGCCAGGGAGACCATGGAGCTGGTTTTCCTTGCTGCGCTTCAGCATCTGCCTGCGCGGCAGCGTGCGGTGCTCATCTTCCGGGATGTACTCGGGCGTCCTGCGGAGGAGACCGCTTCGCTCATGGACATGACGCTCGCTGCCTGCAACAGCGCGTTGCAGCGGGCGCGGCAGACGTTGCGGGAGCGGATGCCGGCGCGGCGGGTGGATTGGGTGGCTGGTGAGCGGGGGCAGGAGGAGCGGGAGATCGTGCGCCGCTATATGGTCGCGGCGGAGCGGGCTGATGTTTCGATGATGGCTGATCTGCTCAGTGCCGATGTGCTGGTCACGATGCCGCCGAATCCTGTGTGGTTCGCCGGTCGGGATGCGCTGTTGGGGCAGCTCAGGCGAGTTTTCGATCCGGTGTCGCCGGGTTACTTCGGGCGGTGGCGGCATGTGCCGGTGGGGGCCAACCGGCAGCCGGCTGTGGCCGGGTACGTGCAGCGGCCGGGGACGTCGGTGTTCCGGGCGCAGATGGTCGATGTGCTGCGGATCGAGGGTGGGCGGATCGTGGAGATCACCACGTTCGAGGCGCACCTGGTCGCGGCGTTCGGGCTGCCGCTGACGCTGCCGGGCGGGAGTGCCGCGGAGGGGTTCCGATGA